GCGACGCGAATGTTGGTTCGGCCCCTGGGGTCGACTTCAGTGCGCTGCAACGGGTGAAGCAGTCGGAGGAGCTGCTTGCCCATTTGTACGTGGTGGAGGAGACGCCTCGTCGTTTGGGGCGTGGGCCGGTGCACGCTCTTATGGTCATATCGGTTTTGTCGGTTGTTGCGTTCATCGCGACGTTGCTGATGCGCTACAACACCTTCGTGACCATGTCGGAAGACACGCAGGCGAAGCGGTCCAATTACGAGGTGATGATCCAGCGCCGGGACAATCTGTTCGGCAATCTTGTGAAGCTGACGCTGAACCATGCGGCATTGGAGCACTCGATCTTCTCGCATACCTCGGACAAGCGGACCGAGGGCGTTGAGGCGGGCAAGGGCGGCCCTATCGGCTCGGCGCTGGAGCAGCTGATGAAGCAGGGCGGGATCGGCAAGCTTCTGGGCGATATTGGGGGCGGCAAGGCGCTGCTGGGGGCCGACGGAGGCTTCGGCAATGCGCTGGGCCGTTTGATGGCGGTGGTGGAGCAGTATCCGACCATCCAGTCGGTGGACACCTACAAGCATATGATGACGTCGCTGGTGGAGATGGAAGACCGCATCGCGACGCGTCGGGAGGATTACAACGCCGCTGCCTCGACCTACAACATCGAGATCACCAAGTGGCCGTGGAACTATCTGGCGTTCATCTCCGGGTTCAAGCGGGCGGAGTATTTCCAGGAAAAGCCGGCGGGCGACACGCCGA
The sequence above is drawn from the Paramagnetospirillum magnetotacticum MS-1 genome and encodes:
- the mamQ gene encoding magnetosome protein MamQ; the encoded protein is MALGDANVGSAPGVDFSALQRVKQSEELLAHLYVVEETPRRLGRGPVHALMVISVLSVVAFIATLLMRYNTFVTMSEDTQAKRSNYEVMIQRRDNLFGNLVKLTLNHAALEHSIFSHTSDKRTEGVEAGKGGPIGSALEQLMKQGGIGKLLGDIGGGKALLGADGGFGNALGRLMAVVEQYPTIQSVDTYKHMMTSLVEMEDRIATRREDYNAAASTYNIEITKWPWNYLAFISGFKRAEYFQEKPAGDTPIITPQLFQELLPLNHAQDIKK